The Streptomyces sp. NBC_01268 genome window below encodes:
- a CDS encoding helix-turn-helix domain-containing protein, which produces MTPGHVAYGLRAQYGLLVAPDTVAAWERGRATPSAQELTALAGVLWCAPAELLASATTLREHRMARGLAPEDLARRVGLEPAAYLRMEESGHWRGNERQTAALAGTLGLGPRALLTATGGDEKLSGLLRDAATTRWQAYVKPVVKLLPLPKRAVEDALQRLHTDYHARMAATSSWGASAATGDAGRAYLDEIMEHFWGLVER; this is translated from the coding sequence ATGACGCCCGGCCACGTCGCCTACGGCCTGCGGGCCCAGTACGGCCTCCTCGTCGCCCCCGACACCGTCGCCGCCTGGGAGCGCGGCCGGGCCACCCCCAGCGCGCAGGAGCTGACCGCCCTCGCGGGTGTCCTGTGGTGCGCCCCCGCCGAGCTCCTCGCCTCCGCCACCACCCTGCGCGAGCACCGGATGGCGCGGGGCCTGGCCCCCGAGGACCTGGCCCGCCGGGTGGGGCTCGAGCCCGCCGCGTATCTGCGGATGGAGGAGTCGGGGCACTGGCGCGGCAACGAACGCCAGACCGCCGCCCTCGCCGGGACCCTCGGCCTGGGCCCGCGCGCGCTGCTCACCGCGACCGGCGGCGACGAGAAGCTGTCGGGGCTGCTGCGGGACGCGGCGACCACCCGCTGGCAGGCCTACGTGAAACCGGTGGTGAAGCTGCTGCCGCTGCCCAAGCGGGCCGTCGAGGACGCGCTGCAGCGGCTGCACACCGACTACCACGCCAGGATGGCGGCCACCAGCAGCTGGGGCGCGTCGGCCGCGACGGGCGACGCGGGGCGGGCGTACCTCGACGAGATCATGGAGCACTTCTGGGGCCTCGTGGAGCGGTAG
- a CDS encoding response regulator, translating to MSTAATGIRVLVVEDDPVAADAHALYAGRVAGFTVVGVAHSRAAAVRLLDRVPVDLILLDLYLPDGHGLQLLRALRAAGHAADVIAVTSARDLAIVREGVSLGVVQYVLKPFTFATLRDRLARYAEFRASAGEASGQDEVDRALATLRTPQPASLPKGLSAPTLEAVTRSLRGAAEGLTAAEAGAAVGISRITARRYLEHLVTEGRAARAPQYGQIGRPELQYRWLSAAGGAGGPGGSGRAW from the coding sequence ATGAGCACCGCCGCTACGGGCATCAGAGTGCTGGTCGTCGAGGACGACCCGGTCGCCGCGGACGCGCACGCGCTGTACGCGGGGCGGGTGGCGGGCTTCACCGTGGTCGGCGTGGCCCACTCGCGGGCCGCGGCCGTGCGGCTCCTCGACCGGGTGCCGGTGGACCTCATCCTGCTCGACCTCTACCTGCCGGACGGGCACGGGCTGCAGCTGCTGCGGGCGCTGCGCGCGGCCGGGCACGCGGCGGACGTGATCGCCGTGACCTCGGCGCGCGACCTCGCGATCGTCCGCGAGGGCGTGTCGCTCGGGGTCGTCCAGTACGTCCTCAAGCCGTTCACCTTCGCCACCCTGCGCGACCGGCTGGCCCGCTACGCCGAGTTCCGGGCGTCGGCCGGCGAGGCCTCGGGCCAGGACGAGGTGGACCGGGCGCTCGCGACCCTGCGCACCCCACAGCCCGCCTCGCTGCCGAAGGGGCTGAGCGCACCGACCCTGGAGGCGGTGACGCGGAGCCTGCGGGGCGCGGCGGAGGGGCTGACGGCGGCGGAGGCGGGCGCGGCCGTGGGCATCTCCCGCATCACCGCCCGCCGCTACCTGGAACACCTGGTGACCGAGGGCCGGGCGGCCCGGGCCCCGCAGTACGGCCAGATCGGGCGGCCGGAGCTGCAGTACCGGTGGCTCAGCGCGGCGGGCGGGGCAGGCGGTCCGGGTGGGAGCGGGCGGGCCTGGTGA
- a CDS encoding sensor histidine kinase: MRLPLPRPRSLAGQLFAMQVVLVAAVVAGCAVFAYVTDRGQAEETARRQSQATASAVADSPSVVAAARSADPSALLQPYAESLRRHAGVTFVVIMAPDGTRWTHPEPEQIGRTYLGHIDRAVHGETFSETHMGVLGPSVRTVAPVFDHGRVVALVSAGITIEKISEQVREQVTALLGMAGAALALGGAGTYVINARLRRHTKGLNATQLSRLHDYHEAALHAVREGLVMLDGQRRIALINDGARELLGLGPDAVGRSAAELGLPAPLTGALLSSEPRVDELHLTDERVLVVNTRPVVGGERRGTVVTLRDRTELQALSGELDSERGFTEALRSQAHEAANRLHTVVSLIELGRVEEAVGFATAELELAQALTDRVVSAVGEPVLAALLLGKAAQANERGVELVLTEASRIDDGVLPESLPSRDLVTILGNLVDNAVEAAGGTPSARVTVTALAEDGELLLQVGDSGPGVRPADRAAVLDRGWSTRGPGRGLGLALVHQAVTRASGSLTLSESPLGGAEFTARMPLRAAVRTGAVEVGA, translated from the coding sequence ATGCGTCTCCCCCTCCCCCGGCCGCGCAGCCTGGCCGGCCAGCTCTTCGCGATGCAGGTCGTGCTGGTGGCCGCCGTCGTCGCGGGCTGCGCCGTCTTCGCGTACGTGACGGACCGCGGCCAGGCCGAGGAGACCGCGCGCCGCCAGTCGCAGGCGACCGCCTCGGCCGTGGCCGACTCCCCCTCGGTGGTGGCGGCGGCCCGCTCGGCGGATCCGAGCGCGCTGCTCCAGCCGTACGCGGAGTCGTTGCGGCGGCACGCGGGCGTCACCTTCGTGGTGATCATGGCGCCGGACGGCACCCGCTGGACCCACCCGGAACCGGAGCAGATCGGGCGCACGTACCTCGGGCACATCGACCGGGCCGTGCACGGGGAGACCTTCTCCGAGACGCACATGGGCGTGCTCGGCCCCTCGGTGCGCACGGTCGCCCCGGTCTTCGACCACGGCCGGGTGGTGGCCCTGGTCAGCGCCGGCATCACCATCGAGAAGATCAGCGAGCAGGTCCGCGAGCAGGTCACCGCGCTGCTCGGGATGGCCGGCGCGGCCCTGGCCCTCGGCGGCGCCGGCACGTACGTGATCAACGCCCGGCTCCGGCGGCACACCAAGGGCCTGAACGCGACCCAGCTGAGCCGGCTGCACGACTACCACGAGGCCGCGCTGCACGCCGTGCGCGAGGGCCTGGTGATGCTGGACGGGCAGCGGCGGATCGCGCTGATCAACGACGGGGCGCGGGAGCTGCTCGGGCTCGGACCGGACGCCGTCGGCCGCTCGGCCGCCGAGCTCGGGCTCCCGGCGCCGCTCACCGGGGCGCTGCTCTCCTCGGAGCCGCGGGTGGACGAGCTGCACCTGACGGACGAGCGGGTGCTCGTCGTCAACACCCGCCCGGTCGTGGGCGGGGAGCGCAGGGGCACCGTGGTCACCCTGCGGGACCGCACCGAACTACAGGCACTGTCAGGCGAGTTGGACTCGGAGCGCGGGTTCACGGAGGCGCTGCGCTCACAGGCCCACGAGGCCGCGAACCGGCTGCACACCGTGGTCTCGCTGATCGAGCTCGGCCGGGTCGAGGAGGCGGTCGGCTTCGCCACGGCCGAGCTGGAGCTGGCCCAGGCGCTGACCGACCGGGTGGTGAGCGCGGTCGGCGAACCCGTCCTCGCGGCGCTGCTGCTCGGCAAGGCGGCGCAGGCCAACGAGCGGGGCGTGGAGCTGGTCCTGACCGAGGCGAGCCGGATCGACGACGGGGTGCTGCCGGAGTCGCTGCCCTCCCGCGACCTGGTGACGATCCTCGGCAACCTCGTCGACAACGCGGTCGAGGCGGCGGGCGGGACCCCGTCCGCCCGGGTGACGGTGACGGCGCTCGCCGAGGACGGCGAACTGCTGCTCCAGGTCGGCGACTCGGGGCCCGGGGTGCGCCCGGCGGACCGCGCGGCCGTCCTGGACCGCGGCTGGTCCACCCGCGGCCCGGGCCGGGGGCTCGGCCTCGCGCTGGTGCACCAGGCCGTCACGCGCGCGTCCGGCTCCCTGACGCTGTCCGAATCCCCGCTGGGCGGCGCGGAGTTCACCGCCCGCATGCCGTTGCGAGCCGCCGTGCGGACCGGCGCCGTGGAGGTGGGCGCATGA